One segment of Trichlorobacter ammonificans DNA contains the following:
- the nadC gene encoding carboxylating nicotinate-nucleotide diphosphorylase has protein sequence MLTLDNIIRSALHEDIHTGDLTTQAVVTGPRPVTARLLAKEAMTVAGLAVAARVFTLLDGAVGFEPLCRDGERIAAGTVIARISGDASSLLQGERVALNLLQRMSGIATLTARYVQAVAGTTARIVDTRKTTPGLRVLEKYAVRVGGGINHRTGLYDGILIKENHIAAAGGITEAIRRARAYIPHTLKIEIETETVPQVEEALAAGADIIMLDNMDCATMRHCVHLIAGRALVEASGGVNLETVRAIAETGVDIISVGALTHSPRAMDISMLLDGA, from the coding sequence ATGCTTACCCTTGACAACATCATCCGTAGCGCCCTTCACGAGGATATCCATACCGGCGACCTGACCACCCAGGCGGTGGTCACCGGTCCCCGTCCGGTCACCGCGCGACTTTTGGCCAAGGAAGCGATGACGGTGGCCGGCCTTGCCGTTGCCGCCCGCGTCTTCACCCTGCTGGACGGCGCCGTCGGCTTCGAGCCGCTCTGCCGGGATGGTGAGCGGATCGCAGCAGGAACCGTCATCGCCCGGATCAGCGGTGACGCCTCGTCGCTGCTGCAGGGGGAGCGGGTAGCCTTGAACCTGCTGCAGCGAATGTCCGGCATCGCCACCCTGACGGCACGGTACGTTCAGGCGGTGGCCGGCACCACGGCCCGCATCGTGGATACCCGCAAGACCACTCCCGGCCTGCGGGTGCTGGAAAAGTACGCTGTCCGGGTGGGGGGCGGCATCAACCACCGCACCGGCCTCTACGACGGCATCCTGATCAAGGAGAACCACATCGCCGCAGCCGGCGGCATCACCGAAGCGATCCGCCGTGCCCGCGCCTACATCCCCCATACGCTCAAGATCGAAATCGAGACCGAGACCGTTCCCCAGGTGGAAGAGGCCCTGGCTGCCGGGGCCGACATCATCATGCTGGACAACATGGACTGCGCCACCATGCGCCACTGCGTCCACCTGATCGCGGGGCGGGCGCTGGTGGAGGCCTCCGGCGGCGTCAACCTGGAGACGGTGCGGGCCATCGCCGAAACCGGGGTGGATATCATCTCCGTCGGGGCGCTCACCCACTCCCCCCGGGCCATGGATATCTCGATGCTGCTGGACGGTGCATGA
- a CDS encoding zinc-dependent alcohol dehydrogenase family protein, with protein MNPEDNEKAATMRAMVLEAPGRPLIAASLPVPRPAAGQLLLRVTACGICRTDLHVVDGELTEPKLPLVPGHQIVGRVVAAGSGVDRSAVGQRVGVPWLGGTCGSCEHCRAGRENLCDRAVFTGYRVDGGFAEYCVADARFCFPLPEGYPDLQAAPLLCAGLIGYRSLRLAGNGERLGIYGFGAAAHIVTQVAVWQRRRVFAFTRPGDAVGQAFARRMGACWAGGSFESPPEELDAALIFAPAGELVPAALRAVRKGGVVVCGGIHMSPIPSFSYDLLWGERSLLSVANLTRRDGEEFLNLAPTVPVRSEVTRFSLAQANEALAALREGRLEGAAVLVIDDIQEAAQKQPSRRRGASSGCDELTVFEQS; from the coding sequence ATGAATCCGGAAGATAACGAGAAAGCGGCGACCATGCGGGCCATGGTGCTGGAAGCTCCGGGCAGGCCGCTGATAGCGGCCTCTCTGCCGGTGCCGCGACCGGCAGCCGGGCAACTGCTGCTGCGGGTGACGGCCTGCGGTATCTGCCGGACCGACCTGCATGTGGTGGACGGTGAACTGACCGAACCGAAACTGCCGCTGGTGCCGGGACACCAGATCGTCGGCCGGGTGGTCGCTGCGGGGAGCGGCGTGGACCGGTCCGCCGTCGGCCAGCGGGTCGGCGTCCCCTGGCTGGGCGGCACCTGCGGCAGTTGTGAGCACTGTCGTGCCGGTCGGGAGAACCTCTGCGACCGAGCTGTCTTCACCGGGTACCGGGTGGACGGCGGTTTTGCCGAATACTGCGTCGCCGACGCCCGCTTCTGCTTTCCCCTGCCCGAAGGCTACCCGGACCTGCAGGCTGCTCCCCTGCTCTGCGCCGGGCTGATCGGCTACCGCTCGCTGCGGCTGGCGGGCAACGGGGAACGGCTGGGTATTTACGGGTTCGGCGCTGCCGCCCATATCGTGACCCAGGTGGCAGTCTGGCAGCGGCGGCGGGTCTTTGCCTTCACCCGTCCCGGCGACGCCGTGGGCCAGGCCTTTGCCCGCCGCATGGGGGCCTGCTGGGCCGGTGGCAGCTTCGAATCTCCCCCGGAAGAACTGGATGCCGCCCTCATCTTCGCACCGGCCGGCGAGTTGGTGCCGGCGGCCCTGCGGGCGGTGCGCAAGGGAGGTGTGGTGGTCTGCGGCGGCATCCACATGAGCCCGATCCCGTCGTTTTCCTACGACCTGCTCTGGGGGGAGCGCTCCCTGCTGTCGGTGGCGAACCTGACCCGCCGGGACGGCGAGGAGTTCCTGAACTTGGCCCCCACCGTGCCGGTCCGGAGCGAAGTGACCCGCTTTTCGCTGGCCCAGGCCAACGAAGCACTGGCGGCGTTACGGGAGGGGCGACTCGAAGGGGCGGCGGTACTGGTGATCGACGACATCCAGGAGGCTGCTCAAAAACAGCCATCTCGCCGCCGCGGGGCTTCCTCCGGGTGCGACGAGCTGACTGTTTTTGAACAGTCTTGA
- a CDS encoding biotin--[acetyl-CoA-carboxylase] ligase, whose translation MNDRTCAILRLLRESNDYLSGSRLSRELGITRAAVWKQIAVLREEGHRIEATPSRGYRLLSSPDLLDEPSLRSLLPTGCLVGRRLVCAAATSSTNSDAFRLAEEGAPEGTVVLADSQSGGKGRLGRRWESPAGVNLYCSVILRPPLLPHEASQLTFLSAVAVARTIEAVTGLHPGIKWPNDLLLGERKVAGLLNEMSAETDRVGFVILGIGVNINMQAHQFPDGLRHPATSLLLASGTTVSRSVFTVRLFQELAAGYERFLREGFDPVREEWAGRSTAFGREVAVDTGAGILRGPFSGIDRDGALLLQRPDGSLERVLSGDVTVY comes from the coding sequence ATGAACGACCGGACCTGCGCCATCCTGCGTCTGCTGCGGGAAAGCAACGACTACCTTTCCGGCAGTCGCCTGAGCCGGGAACTGGGCATCACCCGCGCCGCAGTCTGGAAGCAGATTGCCGTGCTGCGCGAGGAGGGCCACCGCATTGAGGCGACCCCCTCCAGGGGCTATCGCCTCCTTTCCTCCCCCGACCTGCTGGACGAGCCCTCCTTGCGCTCCCTGCTCCCTACCGGCTGCCTGGTGGGCCGACGTCTGGTCTGTGCCGCCGCCACTTCATCAACCAACAGCGACGCCTTCCGCCTGGCGGAAGAGGGGGCGCCAGAAGGGACCGTGGTGCTGGCCGACAGCCAAAGCGGCGGCAAGGGGCGCCTGGGGCGTCGCTGGGAATCGCCGGCCGGGGTCAACCTCTACTGCTCGGTGATCCTGCGCCCTCCCCTACTCCCCCATGAGGCATCCCAACTGACGTTTTTGTCCGCCGTGGCCGTGGCCCGGACGATCGAGGCGGTCACCGGCCTGCATCCCGGCATCAAGTGGCCCAATGACCTGCTGCTGGGGGAACGGAAGGTGGCCGGCCTGCTGAACGAGATGAGCGCCGAAACCGACCGGGTAGGGTTCGTGATCCTGGGAATCGGCGTGAATATCAACATGCAGGCCCACCAGTTTCCGGACGGCCTGCGGCACCCCGCCACCTCGCTGTTGCTGGCGTCCGGCACAACCGTCAGCAGGTCCGTCTTTACGGTGCGCCTCTTTCAGGAGTTGGCCGCCGGGTACGAACGGTTTCTGCGGGAAGGCTTCGACCCGGTGCGGGAGGAGTGGGCCGGCCGCTCCACGGCCTTTGGCCGTGAGGTGGCCGTGGATACCGGCGCCGGCATCCTGCGGGGTCCCTTCAGCGGTATCGATCGGGACGGGGCGCTCCTGCTGCAACGTCCCGACGGCAGCCTGGAGCGGGTGTTGAGCGGTGACGTGACGGTTTATTGA
- a CDS encoding trimeric intracellular cation channel family protein, with protein MTLLYALDLLGTAAFAASGALAGIRRNMDIFGVLVLGLVTATGGGTVRDLLLGDTPPFIFKDETYLYLSLAVSLAVFLFHRRLDRMLHPLTYFDAVGLGTFVVIGTGKGLEFNLGFVGSVMMGVMTATAGGMVRDLLSARVPMVLQKEVYASACLIGGALLYLLHRHTSLPHAWSLLLSAGTVIVLRLLAVRYNWSLPRAAGSDPTP; from the coding sequence ATGACCCTGCTTTACGCCCTCGATCTGCTCGGCACCGCTGCTTTTGCCGCCTCCGGCGCCCTGGCCGGCATTCGTCGCAACATGGATATCTTCGGCGTGCTGGTGCTGGGGCTGGTAACCGCCACCGGCGGCGGCACCGTGCGTGACCTGCTGCTGGGGGATACGCCGCCGTTCATTTTCAAGGATGAAACCTACCTGTACCTCTCGCTGGCGGTCTCCCTGGCGGTGTTTCTGTTCCACCGCCGCCTTGACCGCATGCTTCATCCGCTCACCTATTTCGACGCTGTGGGGCTGGGGACCTTCGTGGTGATCGGCACCGGCAAGGGGCTGGAGTTCAACCTCGGCTTCGTCGGCTCCGTGATGATGGGGGTCATGACCGCCACTGCCGGCGGCATGGTTCGCGACCTGCTCTCCGCCCGGGTGCCGATGGTGCTGCAGAAAGAGGTCTACGCTTCCGCCTGTCTGATCGGCGGTGCCCTGCTCTATCTGCTGCACCGCCATACCAGCCTGCCCCACGCCTGGAGTCTGTTGCTGTCGGCCGGCACCGTCATCGTGCTGCGCCTGCTGGCGGTGCGCTACAACTGGTCGCTGCCGCGAGCCGCAGGCAGCGACCCCACCCCCTGA
- the cobS gene encoding adenosylcobinamide-GDP ribazoletransferase, with amino-acid sequence MGHYLTALRFLTILPLPAGSRFESGDLGRSTAWFPLAGLTLGALLLLADQVLSPLFPRHLTDALLIALLAVLTGALHLDGLADVCDGLAARGSTERFLAVMKDSRVGAVGVVGLVTGIGLKYAALLAVSAGMRWQALLLVPALARFSMVLVMAGAASARHDGLGAAFVAGIGRTQLLLASFTVLPLCWFIAGPRGMVALLVVCLWGTAVRGYFSQRLGGITGDIVGFGGETAEVACLLCLAAAF; translated from the coding sequence ATGGGCCATTACCTGACTGCACTGCGCTTCCTGACCATCCTGCCGCTACCGGCCGGCTCCCGTTTCGAATCGGGCGACTTGGGGCGCTCCACCGCCTGGTTCCCGCTTGCCGGCCTGACGCTCGGCGCTCTGCTGTTGCTGGCGGATCAGGTACTGTCTCCCCTCTTTCCGCGCCATCTGACGGATGCTCTGCTGATCGCCCTACTGGCGGTTCTGACCGGTGCCCTGCACCTGGACGGTCTGGCCGATGTCTGCGACGGCTTGGCGGCCCGGGGGAGCACGGAGCGGTTTCTGGCGGTGATGAAGGATTCACGGGTAGGGGCCGTGGGGGTGGTGGGACTGGTGACCGGCATCGGGCTGAAATATGCCGCCCTGCTGGCGGTGTCCGCCGGCATGCGCTGGCAGGCCCTGCTGCTGGTTCCAGCCCTGGCCCGCTTCAGCATGGTGCTGGTCATGGCCGGTGCCGCCAGCGCCCGCCACGACGGTCTGGGGGCAGCCTTTGTCGCCGGTATCGGTCGGACGCAGCTGCTGCTGGCAAGCTTTACCGTGCTGCCGCTCTGCTGGTTCATCGCCGGTCCGCGGGGGATGGTTGCCCTGCTCGTGGTCTGTTTGTGGGGCACGGCGGTTCGTGGATATTTCAGTCAACGGCTGGGAGGCATCACCGGCGACATCGTCGGCTTCGGCGGCGAGACCGCCGAGGTCGCCTGCCTGCTCTGTCTGGCGGCAGCTTTTTGA
- a CDS encoding cytochrome c3 family protein: MIRRVGLYGVMLVVLMAANVLAVETKDIKFSFKSAEPVVFSHALHLEKYRNNCRICHNTIYDLRNRKSYTMAEMEKGKSCGACHTGAKAFSVAAEKDCSRCHRGKPREVAYKVKGAGDTVFSHATHIAKTGGACRSCHNGKVITGKEKRVTMAEMEKGKTCGACHNGKPTFTVAGNCNRCHKGLKPKDITFTVKGATAVKFSHDFHTQAYQCSDCHTKVYQYRQSPGKVSMAEMEKGKSCGTCHNNGKDAFTVVGNCDKCHPGYKPGNVQFKTIAGDATFSHDFHTQVYKCADCHTKVFPYKAHTMEASMNDMVKGKSCGACHNKGKDAFSVAGDCAKCHKM, encoded by the coding sequence ATGATCAGACGAGTGGGCCTGTATGGTGTGATGCTGGTAGTGCTCATGGCCGCAAACGTGCTGGCCGTGGAGACCAAGGACATCAAGTTTTCCTTTAAAAGCGCAGAACCGGTGGTTTTCAGCCATGCGCTGCACCTGGAAAAGTACCGTAACAACTGTCGCATCTGTCACAACACCATCTACGACCTGCGTAACCGCAAGAGCTATACCATGGCTGAGATGGAAAAGGGCAAGTCCTGCGGCGCCTGTCATACCGGCGCGAAAGCCTTCAGTGTTGCAGCGGAAAAGGACTGTTCCCGCTGTCACCGCGGCAAGCCGCGTGAGGTTGCCTACAAGGTCAAGGGGGCGGGAGACACCGTTTTCAGTCACGCCACCCATATCGCCAAGACCGGCGGTGCCTGCCGAAGCTGCCATAACGGCAAGGTCATTACCGGTAAGGAAAAGCGGGTAACCATGGCTGAAATGGAAAAAGGCAAGACCTGCGGTGCCTGCCACAACGGCAAGCCCACCTTCACGGTGGCCGGTAACTGCAACCGCTGCCACAAGGGGCTGAAACCCAAGGACATCACCTTCACCGTCAAAGGGGCGACCGCGGTCAAGTTCAGCCATGACTTCCACACCCAGGCGTACCAGTGCTCGGACTGCCACACCAAGGTCTACCAGTATCGTCAATCCCCCGGCAAGGTGAGCATGGCCGAGATGGAAAAGGGCAAGTCCTGCGGTACCTGTCACAACAACGGCAAGGACGCTTTCACCGTGGTTGGCAACTGCGACAAGTGCCACCCGGGGTACAAGCCCGGCAACGTCCAGTTCAAGACCATTGCCGGCGATGCCACCTTCAGCCACGACTTCCACACCCAGGTGTACAAATGCGCCGACTGCCACACCAAGGTCTTCCCGTACAAGGCGCACACCATGGAGGCCAGCATGAACGACATGGTAAAAGGTAAGTCCTGTGGCGCCTGCCATAACAAGGGGAAAGATGCCTTCTCGGTGGCCGGCGACTGCGCGAAGTGCCATAAGATGTAA
- the fusA gene encoding elongation factor G, whose product MGTYPTEKIRNLGIVAHGGAGKTSLAEAILFNTGMIDRLGRVDDGTATMDFEPEEIKRKISITSAFDHCEWNGHSIHFVDTPGYGDFIGDTRACMRALDCAVVILSAISGVKVQTEEVWAWANEFEIPRIAFVNKMDKERASFLRAIDDMEKALGARGVAVQMPIGSEEHFEGVIDLIRMKACTYAKDGSGTCQEGPVPADLQDEAQRLRDHMVEIVAEAYDALTEKYLESGELTEEEILDGLRVGTMRNTFTPVLCGSATMNIGVRQLLSAVCDFLPSPLDRTRAVGANPKNHDLIDRGPDEKEPFSALVFKTTSDPYTGKITIFRIYSGTLNSDSTIFNSTKGVEERIGQIYELEGKKQKPIKQAFAGDIVAVAKLKETITGDTLCDANNPIVYEPAKQLLPVISYAIEPKTKADEDKIHNALHRMIEEEPTLESHRDPQTKEFIISGLGQVHLDVIVEKMKRKFNVEVLLKTPKVPYFETIRGSAKVQGKYKKQSGGKGQYGDCWIELSPTGRGDGYQFEDKIVGGVIPRQYIPAVDKGIQEAAIEGFLAGYPVVDFKVALYDGSFHTVDSSEMAFKVAGSLAFKKAMEQCKPVLLEPIVNLTVTVPDENMGDVIGDLNSRRGKVVGVEPKANSQSIKAVVPMSEVLAYSNDLKSMTSDRGLFSTEFSHYEEVPTHLAQKVIAEAQAAKKD is encoded by the coding sequence ATGGGAACCTATCCAACCGAAAAGATCCGTAATCTGGGAATTGTGGCGCACGGCGGGGCGGGCAAGACCTCCCTGGCCGAAGCGATCCTGTTCAACACCGGCATGATCGACCGCCTGGGCCGCGTGGATGACGGCACTGCCACCATGGACTTCGAACCGGAGGAGATCAAACGCAAGATATCCATCACCTCCGCCTTCGACCATTGTGAGTGGAACGGCCATTCGATCCACTTCGTCGACACCCCCGGCTACGGCGACTTCATCGGCGACACCCGTGCCTGCATGCGGGCGCTTGACTGCGCCGTGGTGATCCTCTCCGCCATTTCCGGCGTCAAGGTGCAGACCGAGGAGGTCTGGGCCTGGGCCAACGAATTCGAAATCCCCCGCATCGCCTTCGTCAACAAGATGGACAAGGAACGGGCCAGCTTTCTGCGGGCCATCGATGATATGGAGAAGGCCCTCGGCGCCCGGGGGGTGGCGGTCCAGATGCCGATCGGCAGCGAGGAGCATTTCGAAGGGGTTATCGACCTGATCCGGATGAAGGCCTGTACCTATGCCAAGGACGGCTCCGGAACGTGTCAGGAGGGGCCGGTTCCCGCCGATCTTCAGGATGAGGCCCAGCGCCTGCGCGACCATATGGTGGAGATCGTGGCGGAAGCCTACGATGCGCTGACCGAGAAGTATCTGGAAAGCGGCGAGCTCACCGAGGAAGAGATCCTGGACGGCCTGCGGGTCGGCACCATGCGCAACACCTTCACGCCGGTGCTGTGCGGCTCCGCAACCATGAATATCGGCGTGCGGCAACTGCTCTCGGCGGTCTGCGACTTCCTTCCCTCCCCCCTGGACCGGACCCGCGCCGTGGGAGCCAATCCCAAGAACCACGATCTGATCGACCGTGGTCCGGACGAGAAGGAGCCGTTCTCCGCCCTGGTTTTCAAAACCACCTCCGACCCCTACACCGGCAAAATCACCATCTTCAGGATTTACTCCGGCACGCTTAACTCCGATTCCACCATTTTCAACTCCACCAAGGGGGTCGAGGAACGGATCGGCCAGATCTATGAACTGGAAGGGAAGAAGCAGAAACCGATCAAGCAGGCCTTTGCCGGCGATATCGTGGCCGTTGCCAAGCTGAAGGAAACCATCACCGGCGACACCCTCTGCGACGCCAACAACCCGATCGTCTATGAACCGGCCAAGCAGCTCTTGCCGGTGATCTCCTACGCCATTGAACCCAAGACCAAGGCCGATGAGGACAAGATTCACAACGCCCTGCACCGGATGATCGAAGAGGAGCCGACCCTGGAGTCCCACCGCGATCCCCAGACCAAGGAGTTCATCATCTCCGGCCTGGGCCAAGTGCACCTGGATGTGATCGTGGAGAAGATGAAACGCAAGTTCAACGTGGAAGTGCTGCTGAAGACCCCCAAAGTGCCCTATTTCGAGACCATTCGCGGCTCTGCCAAGGTGCAGGGCAAGTACAAGAAACAGTCCGGCGGCAAGGGGCAGTACGGAGACTGCTGGATCGAACTGTCCCCCACCGGTCGGGGCGACGGCTACCAGTTCGAGGACAAGATCGTGGGTGGGGTGATTCCGCGCCAGTACATCCCGGCGGTGGACAAGGGGATTCAGGAAGCGGCCATCGAAGGATTCCTGGCCGGTTATCCGGTGGTGGACTTCAAGGTGGCGCTCTACGACGGCTCCTTCCACACCGTCGACTCGTCGGAAATGGCCTTCAAGGTGGCCGGCTCCCTGGCGTTCAAGAAAGCCATGGAACAGTGCAAGCCGGTGCTGCTGGAGCCGATCGTCAACCTGACCGTGACGGTACCGGATGAAAACATGGGTGATGTGATCGGCGACCTGAACTCCCGGCGGGGCAAGGTGGTGGGGGTGGAGCCCAAGGCCAACTCCCAGAGCATCAAGGCGGTGGTGCCGATGTCCGAGGTGCTGGCCTACTCCAATGATCTCAAGTCGATGACCAGCGACCGGGGCCTGTTCAGTACGGAGTTCTCCCATTACGAGGAAGTGCCGACCCACCTGGCGCAGAAGGTCATCGCCGAAGCCCAGGCGGCCAAGAAAGACTAG
- a CDS encoding TFIIB-type zinc ribbon-containing protein, whose protein sequence is MARCSNCNAPLPPGSLICAYCNNRNDIDLRGIHYYTTHESDTPRTCPRCTIRLKHLDLKLHGRFLIDRCEQCLGLFFDPGELDALLEAMVGNVFDIDHVGLALINEQRSPDRYPVSYLKCPACSQVMHRVNFGARSGVIVDRCKAHGIWLDGGELRQLLEWMKLGGRLLEREHQERKRAEAVQREREQHRELRGIDSDTTWSFDSFSEPLRHSAPDLFDLILKAFRLFR, encoded by the coding sequence ATGGCGCGCTGTTCAAACTGCAATGCCCCCCTTCCCCCCGGCTCACTCATCTGTGCCTACTGCAACAATCGTAACGACATCGATCTGCGGGGAATTCACTACTACACCACCCACGAAAGCGACACACCGCGCACCTGCCCCCGTTGCACCATCCGCCTGAAGCACCTCGACCTGAAACTGCACGGCCGTTTTCTGATCGACCGCTGCGAGCAGTGCCTCGGCCTCTTCTTCGATCCCGGCGAACTGGACGCCCTGCTGGAGGCGATGGTCGGCAACGTCTTCGACATCGACCATGTCGGACTGGCGCTGATCAACGAACAGCGCTCTCCCGACCGCTACCCGGTCTCTTATCTCAAATGTCCGGCCTGCTCCCAGGTTATGCACCGGGTCAACTTCGGCGCCAGAAGCGGCGTCATCGTCGATCGCTGCAAGGCCCACGGCATCTGGCTGGATGGCGGGGAGCTGCGCCAGCTGCTGGAGTGGATGAAGTTGGGAGGAAGGCTGCTGGAACGGGAACACCAGGAACGAAAACGTGCGGAGGCAGTGCAGCGGGAACGGGAACAACACCGGGAATTGCGGGGCATCGACAGCGATACGACGTGGTCCTTCGACAGCTTCAGTGAACCGCTGCGCCATTCAGCACCGGATCTTTTCGACCTCATTCTCAAGGCGTTCCGCCTGTTCCGCTGA
- a CDS encoding nitroreductase family protein, translating into MIDLIRKRRSIRSFTGEPLDRQSRDLLMEALLRAPSSRNINPWEFVLVDDPALLVSLAGAKQSGSGFLKGAALAVVICGDETKSDVWVEDCSIAAILLQMTALSLGLGSCWAQIRLRRHDGETTAEQFVQKLLGLPEHIRVAAIIGIGHPAEKREPLAAEELEYDKIRHNNYGRVGE; encoded by the coding sequence GTGATTGATCTTATCCGTAAACGACGCAGTATCCGCAGTTTTACCGGCGAGCCGCTGGACCGGCAGAGCCGCGACCTGCTGATGGAAGCCCTGCTGCGGGCGCCGTCATCCCGCAACATCAATCCCTGGGAGTTCGTGCTGGTGGATGATCCGGCCCTGCTGGTATCCCTGGCCGGAGCCAAGCAGAGCGGTTCCGGGTTTCTGAAAGGGGCGGCCCTGGCCGTGGTGATCTGCGGCGATGAGACCAAATCGGACGTCTGGGTGGAGGACTGCTCCATTGCCGCTATTCTGCTGCAGATGACTGCCCTCTCCCTGGGACTGGGCAGTTGCTGGGCTCAGATCCGGTTGCGCCGTCACGACGGCGAGACCACGGCCGAGCAGTTCGTTCAGAAGTTGCTGGGGCTGCCGGAGCATATCCGGGTGGCGGCGATCATCGGCATCGGCCATCCGGCGGAAAAGCGCGAGCCGTTAGCCGCTGAGGAGCTTGAATACGACAAAATACGCCATAATAACTATGGTAGGGTCGGGGAATAG
- a CDS encoding SRPBCC family protein, with protein MKLFSLQRRQLLPVPAEDAWAFFVNPANLPLITPPDLGFRITSPLPERMYAGMIVSYTVTPFAGLPVTRVTEITHLEEPFFFVDEQRLGPYRFWHHQHLFRPVPAGTEMTDLVHYALPLGPLGLLAAPLVQARLEAIFAWRRAALAARFGSAEQAERLENEVEKIRC; from the coding sequence ATGAAACTGTTCAGTCTTCAGCGGCGGCAGCTTCTGCCGGTCCCGGCCGAGGATGCCTGGGCATTTTTCGTCAACCCGGCCAACCTGCCCCTGATCACGCCGCCGGACCTCGGCTTCCGGATCACCTCGCCATTGCCGGAACGGATGTACGCCGGCATGATCGTCTCCTATACCGTGACCCCCTTTGCCGGCCTGCCGGTCACCCGGGTGACCGAAATCACCCACCTGGAGGAACCGTTCTTCTTCGTGGACGAACAGCGTCTGGGGCCGTACCGCTTCTGGCATCACCAGCATCTGTTCCGGCCGGTGCCGGCAGGCACCGAAATGACGGACCTGGTGCACTATGCCCTGCCGCTGGGACCGTTGGGACTCCTGGCCGCGCCATTGGTGCAGGCGCGACTTGAAGCCATTTTTGCCTGGCGGCGGGCGGCCCTGGCGGCGCGGTTCGGGTCAGCGGAACAGGCGGAACGCCTTGAGAATGAGGTCGAAAAGATCCGGTGCTGA
- a CDS encoding SPOR domain-containing protein, giving the protein MEFKFNKKPATDSDTPAAEQQGQQDKGRQTTLLVILLLLLGVVGYLYFFTGLIRPQEPPPKPPAPPQVVKQPLPPKGEPAPTTPAEVAKPATPAAPPPAAAPAVKPTAPAAQPPAPVAAAQPATSPAPQPAKPASPSTPAATAKVPAQQQPAVAPPPPAPAKTAPSPATAKTAPAKKEAAAKPAERKPAVKSGGPWTLVVGLYVVEGALAEDMAKLKKAGLTPVMTMGPKRPAPMHRLLYGSYDDKAEAMKAVEMLKRQAGDGFTVPKGGKHEVFAGSYAHLSGAQSEQQRLAASGIKVTIQKTSVPVSSRKLTAGTFTDRAAAEAALKKVRAVVSGTPVLE; this is encoded by the coding sequence ATGGAATTCAAATTCAACAAAAAACCGGCAACCGACAGCGATACCCCAGCGGCAGAGCAGCAGGGGCAGCAGGACAAGGGACGCCAGACGACACTGCTGGTGATACTGCTGCTGCTGTTGGGAGTTGTTGGGTACCTTTACTTCTTCACCGGCCTGATCCGCCCCCAGGAGCCGCCTCCCAAACCGCCGGCACCGCCCCAGGTGGTAAAACAACCGTTGCCCCCCAAGGGTGAACCGGCTCCCACCACACCAGCGGAAGTCGCAAAGCCGGCTACTCCGGCAGCACCTCCGCCGGCAGCGGCACCGGCGGTGAAGCCGACGGCTCCGGCCGCACAACCGCCTGCCCCGGTTGCAGCGGCACAACCCGCTACATCGCCGGCGCCACAACCGGCAAAGCCGGCATCACCGTCCACTCCGGCAGCGACCGCCAAGGTACCGGCACAGCAGCAGCCGGCGGTTGCACCACCGCCCCCGGCGCCCGCCAAGACGGCACCCTCCCCGGCGACGGCAAAAACGGCACCGGCCAAGAAGGAAGCTGCTGCAAAACCGGCGGAGCGCAAGCCCGCGGTGAAAAGCGGCGGTCCCTGGACGCTGGTGGTGGGACTGTACGTTGTTGAGGGAGCCCTTGCCGAAGACATGGCAAAGCTGAAGAAAGCCGGCCTGACACCGGTGATGACCATGGGACCGAAACGTCCGGCCCCCATGCACCGCCTGCTCTACGGCAGCTACGACGACAAGGCTGAGGCGATGAAGGCGGTCGAGATGCTGAAGCGACAGGCCGGAGACGGCTTCACAGTGCCCAAAGGTGGCAAACACGAGGTCTTTGCCGGATCCTATGCGCACCTGTCCGGTGCCCAGTCCGAACAGCAGCGTCTGGCGGCAAGCGGCATCAAGGTGACTATCCAGAAAACCAGTGTACCGGTCTCCTCCCGGAAGCTGACCGCCGGGACCTTTACCGATCGTGCGGCTGCGGAAGCGGCCCTGAAAAAGGTCAGGGCAGTGGTTTCCGGCACACCGGTTCTGGAATAG